The uncultured Carboxylicivirga sp. genomic interval CATTTGAATAATCCTTCGCAGGCTTTAAGTGATATTAACTTCATCAGAGCACGCGTAAATTTAGAACCTAAAGAAGGTTTAACAGGAAGTAACCTGTTGTATGCAATATGGAAAGAACGTCGTTTGGAGTTAGCCAACGAAGGTATGCGTTTGTACGATTTACGACGTCAGATTGATCCGATTGCAAACAAACCACGTATCGCTGTAATTATGGGAGCTAACGGAACATTTGTTCGTTATAATACGGTTGAGAGCACTGATGAATGGGAATTAAGTCATCCTGAGGAGCGTCAGGATAAGGGTGTTATGTTCGAAGAAGGGAAACATGAACTTTGGCCAATTCCACAATCAGAAATCGACCTTAGTAATGGTGTGGTAACTCAGAATGATGGTTATTAATAAATAGGTGGTGAGCGGAAACGTAATGTTTCCCTCACCTTTTTTTAAAATATCTTCTATGACTCTATTTGGAAAGATTTCCGTATTTGTTTCATTTCTTTTATTATTTGCCTGCGCAGATGATGGTGTTGGCGACGATTCTAACAAACAGCTATCTGGCGATAGAATTTTTATTAATCCTGATACCGAGTATCAAACCATAGATGGTTTTGGAGCTTCTGATGCATGGAGATGTAAAAATGTTGGAAAAAACTGGCCTTTAGAAAAGCGTGAGGCAATTGCCGATTTACTTTTTAGTCAGGATACAGATGAAGACGGAAATCCCGAAGGAATAGGACTGTCATTATGGAGATTTTATATTGGAGCAGGGAGTGAGGAGCAAGGAGCAGGAAGCGATTTGCCTAACGATTGGCGAAGAGCCGAATGCTTCTTAAATCCAGATGGTACTTATGATTGGAGTAAGCAACAGGGGCAACAATGGTTTTTAAATGCTGCAAAAGAACGGGGAGTAAATCAATTTTTGGCATTTTCCATTTCTGCACCTGTGCATTACACCAACAACGGCAAAGCATATGCCTCTGAAGATTATAACATGAATATCAAACCGGGTATGATGGATGATTATGCCGACTTTATGGTGAATGTGGTGGATCATTTTAACTCGGAAGGTATTCATTTTAATTATTTAAGTCCGGTTAACGAAACGCAGTACGATTGGGGAAGTTCTGGTCAGGAAGGGACACCGGCAAGCAATGACGAAATTGCGCAATTAACAGGATATTTATCTGATAAATTATCTGCAAAAGGCTTGCAAACTGAAATTGTACTTTCCGAAGCAGCCAATATTAAGTACTTATATTCAAATGAAGATAAATCAGGAAGAGCCAATCAGGTGGAAGACTTTTTTGCTCCCTATTCAACAAATTATGTTGGCGATTTAGAGAATGTTAAAAATACAATTTCAGCGCACAGTTATTGGACAACAGCTAACCTATCGGATTTAGTGAGTGTGCGACAAAATGCAAATAGCAAAATAAAATCAATTGGTAATGATTTAGGTTTCTGGCAATCGGAATATTCGATGCTTGAAAATACTCAGGATATTGGCGGAGGATGGGATCGCGATTTAGGTATAAATACAGCCTTGTATATCGCACGCGTTATTCACGCCGATTTGTATTATGCCAATGCTCAGGCTTGGCAGTGGTGGACAGCTATTAGTCAGTATGACTATAAAGATGGCTTGATCTACATCGATAATGGCAACAATGGAATCAGAAGTTCTAATGATCCAGATTCTGAAAATCTGAAATACGATGGTTTCGTTCGTGATTCAAAAACTTTGTGGGCTTTAGGGAATTATTCAAGATTTATTCGCCCGGGAGCAAAACGTATTCAGTCAGGTTTTTCAATCCCTAAAGGAGATGAGCAACAAATGCAATCGCTCATGTTTTCAGCTTATAAGGATGAGAGTACTCAGCAAATGATTATTGTTTTTGTGAATTATTCTTCATCCTCAAAAGATATTGTGTTAGGTAGTTTAGGAACGAATTTTAATATTGAAAATAATACTTTTACTACATTTACAACCTCAGAGAATTCAAATCTCGCAAAGGGAACAACCAATGCTGATCAATTTAGCATTCCGGCAAGGTCTGTAGTTACATTAGTAGGTAAATATTATTAGAAACGAACTATCATAATAATTTCTTCATTGATAATATAATGAAGATGTTGATTTTGTGTGTATTGGTAGAGTTGAATAAAACAGAAATAGATGAAAAACAAATTAACGGTCTTTTGTATCATAGCAGCCAGTTTAATGGGTGTTGTATTTAGTAGTTGTAATTCTAGTAAGAGAACAGATGCAATAGATTTGAAGGGAGAATGGGTTGTAAAATTAGACCCTAATGATGAAGGAGAGTCAGGACAATGGTTTAATCATCCGGTAAAAGATGGTTTACCAATTACGTTGCCATCAACACTTGATGAAGCCGCAATTGGTAAAAAATCGGAAGCTAAAGCTACTTTGGATAAAGAAACATTGTACCAACTAACACGGAAGTATAGTTATATAGGAGCTGCCTGGTATCAAAAAGAAATTCAAGTTCCAGCTAATCTTGCCGATAAAGAAATGGTTCTGAAAATGGAAAGAGTCATTTGGAAATCACAAGTATGGATTGATGGT includes:
- a CDS encoding glycoside hydrolase, coding for MTLFGKISVFVSFLLLFACADDGVGDDSNKQLSGDRIFINPDTEYQTIDGFGASDAWRCKNVGKNWPLEKREAIADLLFSQDTDEDGNPEGIGLSLWRFYIGAGSEEQGAGSDLPNDWRRAECFLNPDGTYDWSKQQGQQWFLNAAKERGVNQFLAFSISAPVHYTNNGKAYASEDYNMNIKPGMMDDYADFMVNVVDHFNSEGIHFNYLSPVNETQYDWGSSGQEGTPASNDEIAQLTGYLSDKLSAKGLQTEIVLSEAANIKYLYSNEDKSGRANQVEDFFAPYSTNYVGDLENVKNTISAHSYWTTANLSDLVSVRQNANSKIKSIGNDLGFWQSEYSMLENTQDIGGGWDRDLGINTALYIARVIHADLYYANAQAWQWWTAISQYDYKDGLIYIDNGNNGIRSSNDPDSENLKYDGFVRDSKTLWALGNYSRFIRPGAKRIQSGFSIPKGDEQQMQSLMFSAYKDESTQQMIIVFVNYSSSSKDIVLGSLGTNFNIENNTFTTFTTSENSNLAKGTTNADQFSIPARSVVTLVGKYY